The stretch of DNA AAACGCCTCACGTAATTTAGCTGTCTCTTCCTCTGTTTCGCCAACTAAGAATGGGAAGCTACCTTTTTCTTTCGCAAGCTCAATCGAAGCGCGGTATGCAGTTGTTGCGATCGTTTCAAATACTTCATCAACTAATTTGTTACCTTCATCTGAACCGTAAACAGATTCACAGTAAATGAGAAGATCATGTAACCCCATAACACCTAAACCAACACGTCTTTCTCCTAACGCTTGCTTTTTGTTTTCTTCTAAGAAGTAAGGTGTTGCATTAATAACGTTATCTTGCATTCTTACTCCGACTTCTACTGTACGCTTTAGTTTTTCGAAGTCGACTGTTTTTGTTTCTTTATTTGCCATTTCAGCAAGGTTTACCGCTGCTAAGTTACATACAGAGTAAGGAGCTAGCGGCTGTTCTCCACATGGATTAGTTGCTACAACTTGTTGACCGTATGCTTTTGCATTTGTCATGTCATTCGCATTATCCATGAAGAAAATTCCTGGTTCTGCGGAGTATGTTGCACAAATATTAACTAAATTCCACAGTTCACGAGCTTTAATTGTGCGATACACACGTACGCCGTGACCTTGCTTTTCCCACTCACGAACGTCACCTACTTGATGCCATTCGTTGTTGTAGTGTTCCATTTCTTCTTTGGAATAGTTTTCAACACTTGGGAAACGAAGGTCGTACTCACTATCGGTATCAACTGCTTCCATGAACTCTTTTGTTAAGCAGATGGAAATGTTTGCTCCTGTTAAGAACTCCGAATTGTGAACAGAGTATGTTCCGCCTTCTCTTAACTTAAGTTCTGCATCTCTAATAATCCCTTCACTGAAACCACCGTATCCAGGAATATGTTTGTAATTTACAATACCTTGATACATTGACTCTTCTTGTAGAGTTAACGGTGTAAATTTCAGCTTATCTTCCGCTGCCTTTTTTATACCTTCATCGTTTGTGTTTTCAATTAAATAACGTAGTATTCTAGGATTTTGCATTTTTGAAATAATGAACTCAATAATATCAGGATGCCAGTCGGCTAACATGATCATTTGAGCTCCGCGTCTGGATCCACCTTGCTCAACAAGATGTGTAAGTTTAGCAATGTCATCTAACCATGAAACAGAACCAGATGATTTACCGTTTACACCGCGAGCTAGTGTATTTCTTGGACGAAGTGTCGATCCGTTTGTACCTACACCGCCACCACGGCTCATGATTTCCATAACTTGTTTACGGTGCTCTGAAATACCTTCACGTGAATCTTGAACGAAAGGCATTACGTAACAGTTAAAGAATGTAACTTCCGTGCCTGAGCCAGCCCCATATAATACGCGCCCAGCTGGTACAAAGTTCATTGATACTAGCTCCTGGTAAAACTTCTCAGTCCATTCTTTACGTTTTTCTTCCGTTTTTTCTACTGATGCTAAACCTGTTGCATTTCTTTTTGCAATTTGTTCGTAGAAGATCTCAAGAGGTTTTTCAATAACATCAAGAGACCGTTCTACGATTCCTGTTTCTATTTCTACTTCTTTTGATAGTACACCACGATATTCTTCTTCTACTAAAACTTTTGCTTTATTGGTAGTCCAATCTATACTTTGTATAAATCCTAATCCTCTTGCTGGGAATTTTGGATCTTCTTTTATCGTTAGCACAACAAAGTCGCCTTCCGACAGTGTACGCTTTTCTGTATCTTTAAAAGCGTATCTATCTAACATTACTAAACGAGAAACACCTTTATGAGTAAGCTTCATGTCGTCAGTAATTTCATGTACTTGAGGGAATTGCTGAATATCTTTATTTAATTTCTCTCTATTCAGCTTTGATTGTTCATTAAGTGATATAACCATCATCACAACTCCTTATTCTACTAATCTTCTATATGACTATTTAAAAGTATAATCATAAAATAACACATCTATTGATGAACTTTCAACATAAAACAACTATATATAGTATATATTTTATCAACAAGAACACAACATATTGATTCAAGACCTACTATTTCTCTATTTGTCAAATCGCTAAATAATAAAAAAACAGAGATAAAATGAGAGAAATTAAGATTTAATCCTTTTCATGACGAATTTTGCGATATTTTGTAGGTTGAAAAATATCCACTACTATTAATAACTTGATGTATCAAGCTTTCTCGAAATCGATATCCAAAATATAAATAAATATTTTTTTCGTCAAAACATGTTTACTTTTAATTGTAATCATGTTAACGACGGTAAAAATAAAAAGGTACCGAGAATTAACTCGTTACCTTTTAAAATTCCATTCTTTTGTAGCG from Sutcliffiella cohnii encodes:
- a CDS encoding vitamin B12-dependent ribonucleotide reductase — protein: MVISLNEQSKLNREKLNKDIQQFPQVHEITDDMKLTHKGVSRLVMLDRYAFKDTEKRTLSEGDFVVLTIKEDPKFPARGLGFIQSIDWTTNKAKVLVEEEYRGVLSKEVEIETGIVERSLDVIEKPLEIFYEQIAKRNATGLASVEKTEEKRKEWTEKFYQELVSMNFVPAGRVLYGAGSGTEVTFFNCYVMPFVQDSREGISEHRKQVMEIMSRGGGVGTNGSTLRPRNTLARGVNGKSSGSVSWLDDIAKLTHLVEQGGSRRGAQMIMLADWHPDIIEFIISKMQNPRILRYLIENTNDEGIKKAAEDKLKFTPLTLQEESMYQGIVNYKHIPGYGGFSEGIIRDAELKLREGGTYSVHNSEFLTGANISICLTKEFMEAVDTDSEYDLRFPSVENYSKEEMEHYNNEWHQVGDVREWEKQGHGVRVYRTIKARELWNLVNICATYSAEPGIFFMDNANDMTNAKAYGQQVVATNPCGEQPLAPYSVCNLAAVNLAEMANKETKTVDFEKLKRTVEVGVRMQDNVINATPYFLEENKKQALGERRVGLGVMGLHDLLIYCESVYGSDEGNKLVDEVFETIATTAYRASIELAKEKGSFPFLVGETEEETAKLREAFTQTGFMSKMPEDVKENIKAYGIRNSHLLTVAPTGSTGTMVGVSTGLEPYFSFSYFRSGRLGKFMEVKADIVQEYLDRHPEANPEELPEWFISAMELSPEAHADVQCIIQNWIDSSISKTVNAPKGYSVDQVKKVYERLYKGGAKGGTVYVDGSRDTQVLTLKAEENFAGDVTEQLEMVEEEKKPVVLVETIHDLRSTNVTFGSEVGNTCPVCRVGEVKEIGGCNTCTDCGAQLKCGL